The Aquila chrysaetos chrysaetos chromosome 16, bAquChr1.4, whole genome shotgun sequence genome has a segment encoding these proteins:
- the FABP3 gene encoding fatty acid-binding protein, heart has product MVDAFLGTWKLVDTANFDEYMKALGVGFATRQVASLTKPTTIIEVAGDKITVKTQSTFKNTEISFKLGEEFDETTADDRHVKSKVTLDGGKLIHVQKWDGKETSLVRELKDGKLILTLTMGNVVSTRTYEKAT; this is encoded by the exons ATGGTTGACGCCTTCCTGGGCACCTGGAAGCTGGTGGATACGGCCAATTTCGATGAGTACATGAAGGCATTGG GGGTGGGCTTCGCCACCCGGCAGGTGGCCAGCCTCACCAAACCCACCACCATCATCGAGGTGGCGGGCGACAAGATCACAGTGAAGACCCAAAGCACCTTCAAGAACACAGAGATCAGCTTCAAGCTGGGCGAGGAGTTTGACGAGACCACGGCGGACGACAGGCACGTCAAG TCCAAGGTCACGCTGGATGGAGGCAAACTCATCCACGTGCAGaagtgggatgggaaggagacaTCGCTGGTCCGGGAGCTGAAGGATGGGAAATTAATTCTG ACTCTCACCATGGGCAACGTCGTCTCCACCCGCACCTACGAGAAGGCGACATAG